A genomic stretch from Gorilla gorilla gorilla isolate KB3781 chromosome 20, NHGRI_mGorGor1-v2.1_pri, whole genome shotgun sequence includes:
- the LOC101138952 gene encoding zinc finger protein 350 isoform X2, whose protein sequence is MIQAQESITLEDVAVDFTWEEWQLLGAAQKDLYRDVMLENYSNLVAVGYQASKPDALFKLEQGEQPWTIEDGIHSGACSDIWKVDHVLERLQSESLVNRRKPCHEHDAFENIVHCSKSQFLLGQNHDIFDLHGKSLKSNLTLVNQSKGYEIKNSVEFTGNGDSFLHANHERLHTAIKFPASQKLISTKSQFISPKHQKTRKLEKHHVCSECGKAFIKKSWLTDHQVMHTGEKPHRCSLCEKAFSRKFMLTEHQRTHTGEKPYECPECGKAFLKKSRLNIHQKTHTGEKPYICSECGKGFIQKGNLIVHQRIHTGEKPYICNECGKGFIQKTCLIAHQRFHTGKTPFVCSECGKSCSQKSGLIKHQRIHTGEKPFECSECGKAFSTKQKLIVHQRTHTGERPYGCNECGKAFAYMSCLVKHKRIHTREKEEAAKVENPPAERHSSLHTSDVMQEKNSANGVTTQVPSVAPQTSLNISGLLANRNVVLVGQPVVRCAASGDNRGFAQDRNLVNAVNVVVPSMINYVLFYVTENP, encoded by the exons atgatCCAGGCCCAG GAATCCATAACACTGGAGGATGTGGCTGTGGACTTCACTTGGGAGGAGTGGCAACTCCTGGGCGCTGCTCAGAAGGACCTGTACCGGGACGTGATGTTGGAGAACTACAGCAACCTGGTGGCAGTGG GGTATCAAGCCAGCAAACCGGATGCACTCTTCAAGTTGGAACAAGGAGAACAACCGTGGACAATTGAAGATGGAATCCACAGTGGAGCCTGTTCAG aCATATGGAAAGTTGATCATGTGCTGGAGCGCTTGCAGAGTGAAAGCCTGGTGAACAGAAGGAAACCATGTCACGAACATGATGCATTTGAAAATATTGTTCATTGCAGCAAAAGTCAATTTCTGTTAGGGCAAAATCATGATATATTTGACTTACATGGAAAAAGTTTGAAATCCAATTTAACTTTAGTTAACCAGAGCAAAGGCTATGAAATAAAGAACTCTGTTGAGTTTACTGGAAATGGGGACTCCTTTCTTCATGCTAACCATGAACGACTTCATACTGCAATTAAATTCCCTGCAAGTCAAAAACTCATCAGCACTAAGTCCCAATTCATCAGTCCCAAGCATCAGAAAACACGAAAATTAGAGAAGCATCATGTgtgcagtgaatgtgggaaagccttcatcAAGAAGTCTTGGCTAACTGATCACCAGGTAATgcatacaggagagaaaccccACAGATGTAGTCTATGTGAGAAAGCCTTCTCCAGAAAGTTCATGCTCACTGAACATCAGCGAACTCATACAGGAGAAAAACCTTATGAATGCCctgaatgtggcaaagcctttctCAAGAAATCACGGCTCAACATACATCAGAAAACACATACCGGAGAGAAACCCTATATATGCAGTGAATGTGGAAAAGGCTTCATCCAGAAAGGAAATCTCATTGTACACCAGCGAATTCATACAGGCGAGAAACCTTATATATGCAATGAATGTGGAAAAGGCTTCATTCAGAAGACGTGTCTCATAGCACATCAGAGATTTCACACAGGAAAGACGCCCTTTGTGTGCAGTGAATGTGGAAAATCCTGTTCTCAGAAATCAGGTCTCATTAAACATCAAAGAAttcacacaggagagaaacccttTGAATGtagtgaatgtgggaaagcctttagcACAAAGCAAAAGCTCATTGTCCATCAAAGGACTCATACAGGAGAGAGACCCTATGGCTGTAACGAGTGTGGGAAAGCGTTTGCGTATATGTCGTGTCTGGTTAAGCATAAGAGAATACACacaagggagaaagaagaggCAGCCAAGGTGGAAAATCCTCCTGCAGAGAGGCACAGCTCATTGCACACCAGTGATGTCATGCAGGAGAAAAACTCTGCTAATGGGGTGACTACACAAGTGCCTTCTGTGGCCCCTCAGACATCATTAAACATCAGCGGCCTCCTTGCAAACAGGAACGTAGTCCTTGTGGGACAGCCAGTGGTCAGATGTGCAGCCTCAGGAGATAACAGAGGATTTGCACAGGACAGAAACCTTGTGAATGCAGTGAATGTGGTTGTGCCTTCCATGATCAATTATGTCTTATTTTATGTTACAGAAAACCCATAG
- the LOC115931547 gene encoding endogenous retrovirus group K member 25 Env polyprotein-like has product MAYTLELTPPEIYHDQGEWAPGPLTPRDIEQLDSQNNVINYTTPLEGLPLFITTKTSLSHSCLAIQAQTWLSHYGKIMYLLGLGSINVTGVLTNHSQSSHPNCADYTEWIPFNSSYPTPWTQCLDPLASKQYMSTEDTVDWEPKGQLDGKGESQKSWHKLHWHWRQAFNASSLHNTRIQSQSAAQIAWHGAGVSPPLPQLHYLGRKGPIQETIWKAALPFMNGNIWIGTLSNNSNSKQHSLNVAFVKNITTQFTVCVFNPYAFLAAKKDQLQVSNTQLTCKSCQLYHCINHSTLQTHNISTLIMLDCIPGLWIPVNLSEPWAATPALHFCNTSSNSAYSVEP; this is encoded by the coding sequence ATGGCCTATACTTTGGAGCTCACTCCTCCTGAGATTTATCACGATCAGGGAGAGTGGGCTCCAGGACCCCTAACTCCCCGTGACATAGAACAGTTAGACTCTCAGAACAATGTCATTAATTATACCACTCCACTGGAAGGACTCCCTTTGTTTATCACCACAAAGACGTCGCTCAGCCATAGCTGTCTTGCAATTCAAGCTCAAACATGGTTGAGTCACTATGGAAAAATTATGTACTTATTAGGTCTTGGTTCTATTAATGTAACTGGTGTGCTAACCAATCATTCCCAGTCCAGTCACCCTAATTGTGCTGATTATACAGAATGGATTCCATTCAATAGTTCCTACCCCACTCCGTGGACCCAGTGTCTTGATCCACTGGCTAGTAAACAGTATATGTCAACTGAAGACACTGTGGATTGGGAACCTAAAGGTCAATTAGATGGAAAAGGTGAAAGTCAGAAATCATGGCACAAACTTCACTGGCATTGGCGGCAAGCTTTTAATGCTTCTTCTTTACACAACACCAGAATCCAATCCCAGTCTGCTGCTCAGATTGCTTGGCATGGAGCAGGCGTTAGCCCACCTCTTCCTCAGTTGCATTATCTGGGGAGGAAAGGACCAATTCAAGAAACTATATGGAAGGCAGCACTCCCATTTATGAATGGCAACATCTGGATTGGAACACTGTCTAATAATAGCAATAGTAAGCAACACAGTCTTAACGTTGCATTTGTAAAGAATATCACCACTCAGTTTACAGTTTGTGTTTTTAATCCTTATGCCTTTTTGGCAGCTAAGAAGGACCAGCTTCAGGTAAGCAATACCCAATTGACCTGTAAATCTTGCCAGTTATATCACTGCATTAATCATAGCACATTACAAACACATAATATCTCTACTTTGATAATGTTGGATTGCATCCCTGGGCTATGgattcctgttaatctgtctgaGCCTTGGGCTGCCACACCTGCTTTGCATTTTTGTAACACTTCTTCTAACTCAGCTTACTCCGTAGAGCCTTAG
- the LOC101138952 gene encoding zinc finger protein 350 isoform X1, which produces MIQAQESITLEDVAVDFTWEEWQLLGAAQKDLYRDVMLENYSNLVAVGYQASKPDALFKLEQGEQPWTIEDGIHSGACSGSPKAPFSIFSSVPFTLQSCLHSNIWKVDHVLERLQSESLVNRRKPCHEHDAFENIVHCSKSQFLLGQNHDIFDLHGKSLKSNLTLVNQSKGYEIKNSVEFTGNGDSFLHANHERLHTAIKFPASQKLISTKSQFISPKHQKTRKLEKHHVCSECGKAFIKKSWLTDHQVMHTGEKPHRCSLCEKAFSRKFMLTEHQRTHTGEKPYECPECGKAFLKKSRLNIHQKTHTGEKPYICSECGKGFIQKGNLIVHQRIHTGEKPYICNECGKGFIQKTCLIAHQRFHTGKTPFVCSECGKSCSQKSGLIKHQRIHTGEKPFECSECGKAFSTKQKLIVHQRTHTGERPYGCNECGKAFAYMSCLVKHKRIHTREKEEAAKVENPPAERHSSLHTSDVMQEKNSANGVTTQVPSVAPQTSLNISGLLANRNVVLVGQPVVRCAASGDNRGFAQDRNLVNAVNVVVPSMINYVLFYVTENP; this is translated from the exons atgatCCAGGCCCAG GAATCCATAACACTGGAGGATGTGGCTGTGGACTTCACTTGGGAGGAGTGGCAACTCCTGGGCGCTGCTCAGAAGGACCTGTACCGGGACGTGATGTTGGAGAACTACAGCAACCTGGTGGCAGTGG GGTATCAAGCCAGCAAACCGGATGCACTCTTCAAGTTGGAACAAGGAGAACAACCGTGGACAATTGAAGATGGAATCCACAGTGGAGCCTGTTCAG GTTCTCCAAAGGCCCCgttctccattttctcatctgtgcccTTCACTCTTCAAAGTTGCCTTCATTCTA aCATATGGAAAGTTGATCATGTGCTGGAGCGCTTGCAGAGTGAAAGCCTGGTGAACAGAAGGAAACCATGTCACGAACATGATGCATTTGAAAATATTGTTCATTGCAGCAAAAGTCAATTTCTGTTAGGGCAAAATCATGATATATTTGACTTACATGGAAAAAGTTTGAAATCCAATTTAACTTTAGTTAACCAGAGCAAAGGCTATGAAATAAAGAACTCTGTTGAGTTTACTGGAAATGGGGACTCCTTTCTTCATGCTAACCATGAACGACTTCATACTGCAATTAAATTCCCTGCAAGTCAAAAACTCATCAGCACTAAGTCCCAATTCATCAGTCCCAAGCATCAGAAAACACGAAAATTAGAGAAGCATCATGTgtgcagtgaatgtgggaaagccttcatcAAGAAGTCTTGGCTAACTGATCACCAGGTAATgcatacaggagagaaaccccACAGATGTAGTCTATGTGAGAAAGCCTTCTCCAGAAAGTTCATGCTCACTGAACATCAGCGAACTCATACAGGAGAAAAACCTTATGAATGCCctgaatgtggcaaagcctttctCAAGAAATCACGGCTCAACATACATCAGAAAACACATACCGGAGAGAAACCCTATATATGCAGTGAATGTGGAAAAGGCTTCATCCAGAAAGGAAATCTCATTGTACACCAGCGAATTCATACAGGCGAGAAACCTTATATATGCAATGAATGTGGAAAAGGCTTCATTCAGAAGACGTGTCTCATAGCACATCAGAGATTTCACACAGGAAAGACGCCCTTTGTGTGCAGTGAATGTGGAAAATCCTGTTCTCAGAAATCAGGTCTCATTAAACATCAAAGAAttcacacaggagagaaacccttTGAATGtagtgaatgtgggaaagcctttagcACAAAGCAAAAGCTCATTGTCCATCAAAGGACTCATACAGGAGAGAGACCCTATGGCTGTAACGAGTGTGGGAAAGCGTTTGCGTATATGTCGTGTCTGGTTAAGCATAAGAGAATACACacaagggagaaagaagaggCAGCCAAGGTGGAAAATCCTCCTGCAGAGAGGCACAGCTCATTGCACACCAGTGATGTCATGCAGGAGAAAAACTCTGCTAATGGGGTGACTACACAAGTGCCTTCTGTGGCCCCTCAGACATCATTAAACATCAGCGGCCTCCTTGCAAACAGGAACGTAGTCCTTGTGGGACAGCCAGTGGTCAGATGTGCAGCCTCAGGAGATAACAGAGGATTTGCACAGGACAGAAACCTTGTGAATGCAGTGAATGTGGTTGTGCCTTCCATGATCAATTATGTCTTATTTTATGTTACAGAAAACCCATAG